From a single Callithrix jacchus isolate 240 chromosome 5, calJac240_pri, whole genome shotgun sequence genomic region:
- the POSTN gene encoding periostin isoform X9: MIPFLPTFSLLLLFVVNPANTNGHYDKILAHSRIRGRDQGPNVCALQQILGTKKKYFSTCRNWYQGAICGKKATVLYECCPGYMRMEGMRGCPAVMPIDHVYGTLGIVGATTTQRYSDVSKLREEIEGEGSFTYFAPSNEAWDNLDSDIRRGLESNVNVELLNALHSHMVDKRMLTKDLKNGMIVPSMYNNLGLFINHYPNGVVTVNCARIIHGNQIATNGVVHVIDRVLTQIGNSIQDFVEAEDELSSFRAAAITSDILEALGREGHFTLFAPTNEAFERLPRGVLERIMGDKVASEALMKYHILNTLQCSEAIMGGAVFETLEGNTIEIGCDGDSITVNGIKMVNKKDIVTNNGVIHLIDQVLIPDSAKQVMELAGKQQSTFTDLVAQLGLASALKPNGEYTLLAPVNNAFSDDTLSMDQRLLKLILQNHILKVKVGLNELYNGQKLETMGGKHLRVFVYRTSVCIENSCMVRGSKLGRNGAIHIFREIIKPAEKSLHEKLRQDKRFSTFLSLLEAADLKEVLTQPGDWTLFVPTNDAFKGMTSEEKEFLMRDKNALQNIILYHLTPGVFIGKGFEPGVTNILKTTQGSKIFLKGANDTLLVNELKSKESDILTTNGVIHVVDKLLYPADIPVGNDRLLEILNKLIKHIQIKFVRGSTFKEIPMTVYTNIIQKYKRR, from the exons ATGATTCCCTTCTTACCCACGTTTTCTCTACTATTGCTGTTTGTTGTTAACCCTGCAAACACCAATGGTCATTATGACAAGATCTTGGCTCATAGTCGTATCAGGGGCCGGGATCAAGG CCCAAATGTCTGTGCCCTTCAACAGATTTTGGGtaccaaaaagaaatatttcagcaCTTGTAGGAACTGGTATCAAGGTGCCATCTGTGGAAAGAAAGC GACTGTGTTATATGAATGTTGCCCTGGTTATATGAGAATGGAAGGAATGAGAGGCTGCCCTGCAG TCATGCCCATTGACCATGTTTATGGCACACTGGGCATCGTGGGAGCCACCACAACACAGCGGTATTCTGACGTCTCAAAACTGAGGGAGGAGATCGAGGGAGAGGGATCCTTCACTTACTTTGCACCGAGTAATGAGGCTTGGGACAACCTGGATTCT GATATCCGTAGAGGTTTGGAGAGCAATGTGAATGTTGAATTACTGAACGCTTTACATAGCCACATGGTTGATAAGAGAATGTTGACCAAGGACTTAAAAAATGGCATGATTGTTCCTTCAATGTATAACAATTTGGGACTTTTCATTAACCATTATCCTAATGGG GTTGTCACCGTTAATTGTGCTCGAATCATCCATGGGAACCAGATTGCAACAAATGGCGTTGTCCATGTCATTGATCGTGTCCTCACCCAAATTGGTAACTCAATTCAAGACTTCGTTGAAGCAGAAGATGAACTTTCATCTTTTAGA gcagcTGCCATCACATCGGACATACTGGAAGCCCTTGGAAGAGAAGGTCACTTCACACTCTTTGCTCCCACCAATGAGGCTTTTGAGAGACTCCCACGAGGTGTCCTAGAAAGGATCATGGGAGACAAAGTGGCTTCTGAAG CTCTCATGAAGTACCACATCTTAAATACGCTCCAGTGTTCTGAGGCTATTATGGGAGGAGCAGTCTTTGAGACACTGGAAGGAAATACAATTGAGATAGGATGCGACGGTGACAGTATAACAGTAAACGGAATCAAAATGGTGAACAAAAAGGATATTGTGACAAATAACGGTGTGATCCATTTGATTGATCAGGTTCTCATTCCTGATTCTG CCAAACAAGTTATGGAGCTGGCTGGAAAACAGCAAAGCACTTTCACAGATCTTGTGGCCCAGTTAGGCTTGGCATCCGCTCTGAAGCCAAATGGAGAATACACCTTGCTGGCACCTGTGAATAATGCATTTTCTG ATGATACTCTGAGCATGGATCAGCGCCTTCTTAAATTAATTCTGCAGAATCACATTTTGAAAGTAAAAGTTGGCCTTAATGAGCTTTacaatggacaaaaactggaaaccatGGGAGGCAAACATCTCAGAGTCTTTGTATATCGGACA tCTGTCTGCATTGAAAATTCATGCATGGTGAGAGGAAGTAAGCTAGGGAGAAACGGCGCTATTCACATATTCCGTGAGATCATCAAACCAGCAGAGAAATCTCTCCATGAAAAGTTAAGACAAGATAAGCGCTTTAG caccttcctcagcctactcgAAGCTGCAGACTTGAAAGAGGTCCTGACACAACCTGGAGACTGGACGTTATTTGTGCCAACCAATGATGCTTTTAAGGGAATGACGAGCgaagaaaaagaatttctgaTGC GGGATAAAAATGCTCTTCAAAACATCATTCTTTATCACCTGACACCAGGAGTTTTCATTGGAAAAGGATTTGAACCTGGTGTTACTAACATTTTAAAGACCACACAAGGAAGCAAAATCTTTCTGAAGGGA GCAAATGATACACTTCTGGTGAATGAATTGAAATCAAAAGAATCTGACATCTTGACAACAAATGGTGTAATTCATGTCGTAGATAAGCTCCTCTACCCAGCAG ACATACCTGTTGGAAATGATCGTCTGCTGGaaatacttaataaattaatCAAACACATCCAAATTAAG tttgttcgTGGTAGTACCTTCAAAGAAATCCCCATGACTGTCTATA CCAATATTATCCAGAAGTACAAAAGAAGGTAA